GGCAGAAGTTCCGGCAGATGCCCGTCGGAGGCGGCGGCGGCCCGCTGCCGCTCCTCGGAGACCTCGCCGTACAGCGTCGTGCGGGGCTTCGCCGGGCGTCCCGCCGCGTCCGCCACCGCGATCAGGTCCCGCACCGACTTGTAGGAGCCGTAGGAGGAGCCCGCCATCCGGGAGATCGTCTCCTCCATCAGCGTGCCGCCCAGGTCGTTCGCGCCGGAGCGCAGCATCTCCGCCGCGCCCTCGGTGCCGAGCTTCACCCAGCTCGTCTGGATGTTGGGGATCCAGGGGTGCAGCAGGAGGCGGGCCATCGCCGTCACCGCCCGGTTGTCCCTGATCGTGGGGCCGGGCCTGGCGATGCCCGCGAGGTACACGGGCGCGTTGGTGTGGATGAACGGCAGGGTCACGAACTCCGTGAAGCCGCCGGTGCGTTGCTGGATGCCGGCCAGCGTGCGCAGATGGCCGAGCCAGTGCCTGGGCTGGTCGACATGGCCGTACATCATCGTGGACGACGAGCGGATGCCCAGCTCGTGGGCGGTCGTGATGACCTCGATCCAGGTCGCGGCGGGCAGCTTGCCCTTGGTGAGGATCCAGCGGACCTCGTCGTCGAGGATCTCGGCCGCGGTGCCGGGCACCGAGTCGAGGCCCGCCTCCTTGGCCGCCGTCAGCCACTCCCTGATCGACAGGCCGGTCCTGGTCGCGCCGTTGACGACCTCCATCGGCGAGAACGCGTGCACGTGCATGCCGGGGACGCGTTCCTTGACGGCCTTCGCGATGTCGAAGTAGGCGGTGCCCGGCAGGTCCGGGTGGATGCCGCCCTGCATGCACACCTCGACCGCGCCGACCTCCCACGCCTGCTGGGCGCGGTCGGCGACCTGGTCGAGGGAGAGGGTGTAGGCGTCGGCGTCGGTGCGGCGCTGGGCGAACGCGCAGAACCGGCAGCCGGTGTAGCAGACGTTGGTGAAGTTGATGTTGCGGGTCACGATGTACGTGACGTCGTCGCCGACGGCCGCCCTGCGCACGTCGTCCGCGATGCCGGTCAGCGCGTCGAGGGCCGGGCCGTCCGCGTGCAGCAGGGCGAGCGCCTCGGCGTCCGTCAGCTTCGTCGGGTCGTCGGCCGCCGTCGCGAGGGCGGCCCGGACGTCGGTGTCGATGCGCTCGGGCGCCATGCCGGGCACGGCCGCCTCGCGCAGCGCCTCCCAGTCGCCGTACACCTCGTCGAAGTCGTCGCGCCGGTCGCCGGTGCGGCCCTCGGTGTCGATGGACGTGTGCAGGTCGGTGCGGCCCGAGGAGACGAACGCCTCCTCGGGTTCCTGCCACGGGTGGCCCTCGACCACCGCGTCCGGGCGGGCGAGCCCGGTCTCCGGGTCGGCGAGGGCGGCCACGTGCGGGCGCAGCCTCGGGTCGAGCCACGGCTCGCCCCGGCGCACGAACTCCGGGTAGACGCAGAGCCGTTCGCGCAGTTCGAAGCCGGCCGCGCGGGAGCGTTCGGTGAGTTCCTCGATCTGCGGCCAGGGGCGTTCGGGGTTGACGTGGTCGATGGTGAGCGGGGAGACCCCGCCCCAGTCGTCGATGCCCGCGCCGATGAGCCGCTCGTACTCGGAGTCGACCAGGTTGGGCGGCGCCTGGAGGCAGGCGGCGGGGCCCATGATGAGCCGGGCGACGGCCACCGCGGCGACCAGGTCGTCGAGTTCGGCGTCGGGCATGCCGCGCATCGCGGTGTCGGGCTTGGCGCGGAAGTTCTGGATGATGAGTTCCTGGACGCCGTGGTAGGCGCGCGCCACCCGGCGCAGCGCGAACAGGGAGTCGGCGCGCTCCTCGTACGTCTCCCCGATGCCGAGCAGGATGCCGGAGGTGAAGGGGACGGAGGAGCGCCCCGCGTCCTCCAGGACCCGCAGCCGGACGGCGGGTTCCTTGTCGGGGGAGCCGTGGTGCGGGCCGCCCGGCTCGGACCAGAGGCGGGTGGCGGTCGTCTCCAGCATCATGCCCATGGACGGCGCGACCGGCTTCAGCCGCTGGAAGTCGGTCCAGGACAGCACCCCGGGGTTGAGGTGCGGCAGCAGGCCGGTCTCCTCCAGGATGCGGACGGAGATGGCGCG
The sequence above is a segment of the Streptomyces griseoviridis genome. Coding sequences within it:
- a CDS encoding bifunctional FO biosynthesis protein CofGH; this translates as MTTSATSGTGPTENSMRRALKRARDGVALDATEAAVLLQARGEALDDLTASAARVRDAGLEAAGRPGVITYSKSVFIPLTRLCRDKCHYCTFVTVPGKLRRDGHGMFMSPDEVLDIARKGAALGCKEALITLGDKPEERWPEAREWLDAHGYDDTIAYVRAISVRILEETGLLPHLNPGVLSWTDFQRLKPVAPSMGMMLETTATRLWSEPGGPHHGSPDKEPAVRLRVLEDAGRSSVPFTSGILLGIGETYEERADSLFALRRVARAYHGVQELIIQNFRAKPDTAMRGMPDAELDDLVAAVAVARLIMGPAACLQAPPNLVDSEYERLIGAGIDDWGGVSPLTIDHVNPERPWPQIEELTERSRAAGFELRERLCVYPEFVRRGEPWLDPRLRPHVAALADPETGLARPDAVVEGHPWQEPEEAFVSSGRTDLHTSIDTEGRTGDRRDDFDEVYGDWEALREAAVPGMAPERIDTDVRAALATAADDPTKLTDAEALALLHADGPALDALTGIADDVRRAAVGDDVTYIVTRNINFTNVCYTGCRFCAFAQRRTDADAYTLSLDQVADRAQQAWEVGAVEVCMQGGIHPDLPGTAYFDIAKAVKERVPGMHVHAFSPMEVVNGATRTGLSIREWLTAAKEAGLDSVPGTAAEILDDEVRWILTKGKLPAATWIEVITTAHELGIRSSSTMMYGHVDQPRHWLGHLRTLAGIQQRTGGFTEFVTLPFIHTNAPVYLAGIARPGPTIRDNRAVTAMARLLLHPWIPNIQTSWVKLGTEGAAEMLRSGANDLGGTLMEETISRMAGSSYGSYKSVRDLIAVADAAGRPAKPRTTLYGEVSEERQRAAAASDGHLPELLPVLE